From the genome of Pukyongia salina, one region includes:
- a CDS encoding sugar O-acetyltransferase — MTEKDKMLRGEMYNPSNPQLIQERFEARLKFQKFNRLPESAKAERDILLKELLGSTGLNVNIEPPFYCDYGYNIILGDNVFLNFNCCILDVMPVTIGNNVMIGPYVQIYTATHPLESNARNSGREFAKEITIGKDVWLGGGAIICPGVTIGNGAVIGAGAVVTKDVPENVFVGGNPAKVIKAIVN; from the coding sequence ATGACCGAAAAGGACAAGATGCTGCGGGGTGAGATGTATAACCCTTCAAACCCACAACTTATTCAGGAGCGATTTGAAGCACGTCTGAAATTTCAGAAGTTCAACCGGCTACCCGAATCCGCCAAAGCGGAACGCGATATCTTATTGAAAGAGTTATTGGGATCCACCGGTTTAAATGTGAATATTGAACCCCCTTTCTATTGTGACTACGGCTACAATATCATATTAGGAGATAATGTCTTTTTAAATTTTAATTGTTGCATCCTGGATGTAATGCCGGTGACAATTGGTAATAATGTAATGATTGGTCCGTACGTTCAAATTTATACGGCCACACATCCTCTGGAATCTAATGCCAGAAATTCGGGAAGAGAATTTGCTAAAGAAATAACTATTGGAAAAGATGTATGGCTGGGAGGGGGCGCGATCATCTGTCCGGGAGTAACTATAGGAAATGGCGCGGTTATTGGGGCTGGTGCCGTGGTGACCAAAGATGTACCGGAGAATGTCTTCGTTGGAGGTAATCCGGCTAAGGTTATTAAAGCGATCGTAAATTAA
- a CDS encoding FAD:protein FMN transferase, whose translation MGSRFEITVVAENKEQADGYIDLAVFEITRIEKLISSWDPHSQTSAINKEAGSKAVWVDRELFNLIDRSIKISQLTDGAFDISYASMDRIWKFDGSMTTMPSEETIRSSVRNVGYNNIDLNRSDTTVLLKLDGMKIGFGGIGKGYAADMAKNKLISEGVKGGIINASGDMNTWGVKPDGSEWKVAITNPLNKNNAFALLPVNDGAVVTSGNYEKYVTFNGIRYSHIIDPRTGYPASGMISATIFAPSAELADALATSVFVMGIETGLDFINQLDGIECILIDSEGKIVSSQNIDFNKQ comes from the coding sequence ATGGGAAGTCGTTTTGAGATCACGGTCGTTGCCGAAAATAAAGAACAGGCGGACGGTTACATTGATCTTGCCGTGTTCGAGATCACTCGCATCGAAAAACTCATCTCCAGCTGGGACCCTCATTCACAAACCTCTGCGATAAACAAAGAAGCCGGAAGTAAAGCTGTTTGGGTAGACCGGGAATTATTCAATCTTATTGATCGATCGATTAAAATTTCTCAACTCACAGATGGAGCCTTCGATATTTCGTATGCATCCATGGATCGAATTTGGAAGTTCGACGGAAGTATGACAACCATGCCCTCCGAAGAAACTATTCGATCTTCTGTGCGTAATGTGGGTTACAACAATATAGACTTGAATAGATCTGATACAACAGTTCTTTTAAAACTAGACGGAATGAAAATAGGCTTTGGAGGGATTGGCAAGGGCTACGCTGCAGACATGGCTAAGAACAAACTTATCTCCGAAGGTGTAAAAGGAGGAATTATCAATGCCTCCGGCGATATGAATACCTGGGGAGTAAAGCCCGATGGCAGCGAATGGAAAGTCGCTATTACTAATCCCTTAAATAAAAACAATGCTTTTGCCTTACTTCCTGTAAACGACGGTGCAGTGGTTACTTCGGGTAATTACGAAAAGTATGTCACCTTTAACGGGATTCGATATTCTCACATAATTGATCCCCGAACCGGATACCCAGCGTCTGGTATGATAAGCGCAACTATTTTTGCTCCCAGCGCCGAGCTGGCCGATGCTTTGGCTACATCGGTTTTTGTTATGGGAATTGAGACCGGCCTGGATTTTATCAATCAGCTGGACGGGATAGAATGCATATTAATTGATTCTGAAGGAAAAATAGTTAGCTCCCAAAACATAGATTTTAACAAACAATGA
- a CDS encoding thioredoxin family protein: MKNSLFLGVFLFISLGIQSQNWHTDMDEAKTMASQNNQKIILVFKGSDWCAPCIKLEREVLSTEYFRTYAKEHFVLLEADFPKRKKNALPDDLQKKNNELAERYNKRGVFPFVVVLDKDGNVLGETGYFKTTPEAYVTHLESFKG, translated from the coding sequence ATGAAAAATAGTCTATTCCTAGGAGTATTTCTTTTTATTAGCCTTGGTATCCAATCTCAAAATTGGCATACAGATATGGACGAAGCCAAAACCATGGCTTCGCAAAACAATCAAAAAATCATTTTAGTTTTTAAGGGGAGTGACTGGTGTGCACCCTGTATTAAACTAGAACGGGAGGTTCTTAGTACGGAGTATTTTCGCACTTACGCAAAAGAGCATTTTGTGCTTTTGGAAGCAGATTTTCCAAAACGAAAGAAGAACGCACTTCCGGACGACCTTCAGAAAAAAAACAATGAACTGGCAGAACGCTATAACAAACGGGGTGTCTTTCCATTTGTGGTCGTGCTGGATAAAGACGGAAATGTTCTTGGAGAAACCGGATACTTTAAAACAACTCCGGAGGCGTATGTCACACATTTAGAATCATTTAAAGGTTAA
- a CDS encoding TonB-dependent receptor, with protein sequence MTLLYLVKPIQIRSLFLLFFLCFLTSNIAQNSTNDIPVINILKKVERQFDLSFSYNKKDLKGIRCEAPEYNLSLEQILVQISGRCEVQFYRIDERYIAVRPGNNALISICGTLIETASGTPLSNASILAENVQTTTDSGGVFRISAISETTNISIYHQGFKVKELVAGDLNKTNECPLVFIDQRYNYLPTILLNSYLTKGISKNAEGSVSISNTNFEILPSLIDPDVLKIAQILPGIESFNETASDINVRGGKNDEVLLLWDDIRMYQSGHFFGLISAFNPNLTQNVNVYKNGTHPRFGESVSGVISMKSDSEIPENVTGAASIDFISTQFYAKIPASENFAFHISGRTSINTGLGNPVYNQFFERVFQNTVVTDFSNNTTEGLRSTDEAFNFYDINAKAIWQLSPKDKFQYNFLTIFNKLQFTERLTDETSSSKNVSELKQQSLVNGVSWERDWSTRLSSKIVYNHVNYGNDGANQNVDTGQLQIQKNEVKESEIALELFYTFSNDLSLNAGFQHTETDIKNEFSPFSVIEIFTTESTLKSNAYYVNSKWKFFEKNTVVSAGIRLTDYPDLGKQFFEPRINFLQKINTAISLTASAEMKHQSIVQTIDIQNNLLGIENLRWIILGEETAPILESWQIAMGGNFKKDNWAFGLEGFHKKVEGVNTANQGFRNQLSITESLGSYDVSGVEVSISKKTDRLNAWLSYTYLNNEYTFNDLDPSNFRSNYDITHTLSLAASYKWKSLILSLGTNYHSGIPYTTPVAGNEVTIENDQARINYNSVNNATLKDFFRTDFSAGYTLKLDQTFTGKLNIGVINIFNRRNALDTYYVLDRELNGEANLNRVEQFSLGFTPNVSLKLLF encoded by the coding sequence ATGACGTTACTATATTTGGTAAAACCAATTCAGATTAGAAGTCTCTTTCTCCTTTTTTTCCTATGTTTTCTTACTAGCAATATAGCGCAGAATTCCACAAACGACATCCCGGTAATCAATATATTAAAGAAGGTTGAACGGCAATTCGATCTTAGCTTTTCGTACAATAAAAAAGATTTAAAAGGTATCCGCTGTGAGGCCCCGGAATACAACCTCTCCCTGGAGCAAATTTTAGTACAGATTTCGGGTAGATGCGAAGTTCAATTCTACCGTATTGACGAAAGATATATTGCCGTTAGGCCAGGCAACAATGCTTTAATTTCTATTTGCGGAACCTTGATTGAAACAGCCAGTGGCACTCCATTGAGCAACGCTTCCATACTGGCGGAGAACGTACAAACCACTACAGACTCCGGTGGGGTATTCCGGATCTCGGCAATTTCGGAAACCACCAATATCTCCATCTACCACCAGGGTTTTAAAGTAAAAGAATTAGTGGCCGGAGATCTGAACAAAACAAATGAATGTCCGTTGGTTTTCATCGATCAGCGATATAACTATTTACCCACCATCCTACTTAACAGTTATCTCACCAAAGGGATCTCTAAGAATGCCGAAGGCTCTGTTTCTATATCCAATACCAACTTCGAAATACTTCCTAGCCTGATAGACCCCGATGTACTGAAGATCGCCCAGATCCTGCCCGGTATAGAAAGTTTTAATGAGACAGCCTCCGATATAAATGTGAGAGGCGGAAAAAACGACGAAGTTCTATTGCTATGGGACGATATCCGAATGTATCAGAGCGGGCATTTCTTCGGACTCATTTCGGCCTTCAACCCTAACCTCACCCAGAATGTTAACGTGTATAAAAACGGTACGCATCCCAGGTTTGGAGAAAGTGTATCGGGTGTGATTAGTATGAAATCGGACAGTGAGATCCCTGAGAATGTAACAGGGGCAGCTTCCATAGATTTTATTAGCACGCAATTCTATGCCAAGATACCAGCTTCCGAAAATTTTGCCTTTCACATTTCCGGCAGGACCTCCATCAATACCGGGCTAGGTAATCCTGTGTATAATCAGTTTTTCGAGAGGGTTTTTCAGAATACTGTAGTAACAGATTTCAGTAATAACACAACCGAAGGACTACGGTCTACAGATGAAGCTTTTAATTTTTACGACATCAATGCCAAGGCTATCTGGCAGCTATCACCCAAGGATAAGTTTCAATATAATTTTCTTACCATCTTCAATAAATTGCAATTTACAGAGCGCCTAACCGATGAGACCAGTAGTAGTAAGAATGTAAGTGAATTAAAGCAACAATCCCTGGTGAATGGGGTAAGTTGGGAACGAGACTGGTCTACCAGACTGTCCTCAAAGATCGTCTACAACCATGTTAATTATGGTAATGACGGGGCTAACCAGAATGTGGATACCGGACAGTTACAAATTCAAAAAAATGAGGTTAAAGAAAGTGAGATCGCGCTGGAACTTTTCTATACCTTCAGTAACGATCTATCCCTAAATGCTGGATTTCAGCATACAGAAACCGATATTAAAAATGAGTTCAGCCCCTTTTCAGTAATTGAAATATTCACAACTGAAAGTACCTTGAAATCTAATGCCTATTATGTCAATTCGAAATGGAAATTCTTCGAAAAAAATACGGTAGTAAGTGCCGGTATACGACTTACAGACTACCCGGACCTGGGTAAACAATTTTTCGAACCCAGGATCAATTTCCTTCAAAAGATCAATACGGCAATAAGTCTTACAGCTTCCGCCGAAATGAAACACCAGTCTATTGTCCAAACGATCGATATACAAAACAACCTCCTGGGAATTGAAAATCTGCGCTGGATCATTTTGGGCGAGGAAACTGCTCCCATACTGGAAAGCTGGCAAATTGCCATGGGCGGTAATTTTAAAAAAGATAACTGGGCCTTTGGGCTGGAAGGATTCCACAAAAAGGTAGAAGGAGTGAACACGGCTAATCAAGGCTTCCGAAATCAATTGTCCATTACAGAAAGTTTGGGCAGTTATGATGTAAGTGGTGTGGAAGTATCAATCAGCAAGAAGACCGACCGGCTAAATGCGTGGCTGAGTTATACTTACCTCAACAATGAATACACATTTAACGATCTGGATCCGTCTAATTTCAGAAGTAATTACGATATAACCCATACCCTTTCCCTGGCTGCCTCGTATAAATGGAAATCGTTAATACTATCCTTGGGCACCAACTATCACAGTGGTATTCCCTACACCACTCCGGTTGCCGGCAATGAAGTAACCATCGAAAATGATCAGGCAAGGATCAACTATAACAGTGTGAATAACGCAACCTTAAAAGATTTCTTTCGAACCGATTTCTCCGCAGGATATACGCTCAAGCTGGATCAAACTTTTACAGGGAAGCTCAATATAGGAGTGATAAACATTTTCAATAGACGAAATGCCCTGGATACCTATTATGTGTTGGACAGAGAGCTTAATGGTGAAGCCAATTTAAACAGAGTAGAGCAATTTTCATTGGGGTTTACACCCAATGTATCGCTAAAATTACTTTTCTAG
- the argS gene encoding arginine--tRNA ligase, producing MVLQEKLTSHIKNATQEIYGVSPDTVEFQATRKEFEGDITVVVFPMLRVIKGNPVQIGESLGKYLTEHVEEVIDFNVVKGFLNLVLSDAYYLEFFNSVTNFSSFGIESPGTDAMLVEYASPNTNKPLHLGHMRNILLGYSVAEILKSSGKKVYKTQIINDRGIHICKSMLAWKRYGNGETPQSSGLKGDKLVGNYYVKFDKVYKEEIEKLVNEGMPIDEAKAKAPSLLEAQDMLRKWEAGDPDTVALWKMMNGWVYEGFEKTYASMGVDFDSYYYESDTYLLGKDNIEEGLENGVFFRKEDGSVWCDLTDEGLDEKIVLRSDGTAVYMTQDIGTAIQRVKDHPDVTGMIYTVGNEQDYHFKVLFLILKKLGYSWAENLYHLSYGMVDLPSGKMKSREGTVVDADDLIADMSATAREISEELGKIEDFSEEEKEELYHTIGMGALKYYILKVDPKKGILFDPKESVDFQGNTGPFIQYTYARIQSILRKAPQMEEQDVMYVDLHEKEKELLKQLQAFPETIQQAAANYSPALVANYTYDLVKEFNSFYQNVTILGAGDDREKFFRVQLSTAVAAVIKTAFSLLGISVPERM from the coding sequence ATGGTACTGCAGGAAAAACTTACTTCACACATCAAGAATGCCACCCAGGAAATATATGGGGTTAGCCCGGATACTGTAGAATTTCAGGCGACCCGTAAAGAATTTGAGGGCGATATTACCGTGGTTGTTTTTCCCATGCTGCGAGTAATTAAAGGCAATCCGGTACAAATAGGGGAATCCCTGGGCAAATATCTAACAGAGCATGTTGAGGAGGTAATCGATTTTAATGTAGTGAAGGGCTTTCTAAATCTTGTGCTAAGTGATGCATATTACCTTGAGTTTTTTAATTCGGTTACCAATTTTTCTTCCTTCGGAATTGAATCTCCCGGAACCGACGCCATGTTGGTGGAATATGCTTCTCCTAATACCAACAAACCATTGCACCTGGGCCATATGCGAAATATCCTTCTGGGATATTCTGTTGCAGAGATATTGAAGTCTTCCGGGAAGAAAGTGTACAAGACCCAGATCATTAACGACAGGGGAATCCATATATGTAAAAGTATGCTGGCGTGGAAACGCTATGGAAATGGAGAAACTCCTCAATCTTCCGGTCTCAAAGGTGATAAACTTGTTGGTAATTATTACGTTAAATTCGACAAGGTATACAAGGAAGAAATTGAAAAGTTAGTAAATGAAGGTATGCCAATCGATGAAGCGAAAGCCAAGGCACCCTCCTTGCTGGAAGCACAGGATATGCTGCGCAAATGGGAAGCCGGCGACCCGGATACTGTGGCGCTATGGAAAATGATGAATGGCTGGGTGTATGAAGGATTTGAAAAGACCTACGCATCCATGGGAGTGGATTTTGATAGCTATTATTACGAAAGTGACACCTATCTCTTAGGGAAGGATAATATAGAAGAAGGCCTGGAAAACGGTGTGTTTTTTAGAAAGGAAGACGGCTCTGTTTGGTGTGATCTCACAGATGAAGGTCTGGACGAAAAGATCGTGCTTCGTAGTGACGGTACCGCAGTATATATGACCCAAGATATAGGCACAGCGATCCAAAGGGTAAAAGACCATCCGGATGTAACGGGTATGATTTATACGGTAGGTAATGAACAGGATTATCATTTTAAGGTACTGTTCTTAATACTGAAAAAACTAGGATACAGCTGGGCCGAAAATCTCTATCATCTCAGTTACGGGATGGTAGACCTTCCTTCAGGTAAGATGAAAAGCAGGGAAGGAACGGTTGTAGATGCAGACGACCTGATCGCGGATATGTCTGCAACGGCACGAGAAATCTCGGAAGAATTAGGGAAGATCGAAGACTTTTCAGAAGAAGAAAAAGAAGAACTTTATCACACCATCGGGATGGGGGCTCTTAAATATTATATTCTGAAGGTGGACCCGAAGAAGGGCATCTTATTCGATCCAAAGGAAAGTGTGGATTTCCAGGGAAATACAGGCCCATTCATTCAATATACCTACGCCAGGATCCAGTCCATCTTACGAAAGGCGCCGCAGATGGAAGAACAAGATGTTATGTATGTAGATCTTCATGAAAAGGAAAAGGAATTACTGAAGCAACTTCAGGCTTTCCCCGAAACAATACAGCAGGCTGCCGCCAATTACAGCCCGGCACTCGTCGCAAATTACACTTACGATCTTGTAAAGGAATTTAATTCCTTCTATCAAAATGTAACCATCTTGGGTGCAGGAGACGATCGGGAGAAATTTTTCCGTGTCCAACTCTCAACAGCGGTGGCTGCAGTTATAAAAACTGCATTCTCATTACTTGGGATCTCCGTTCCAGAGCGGATGTAA
- a CDS encoding LPXTG cell wall anchor domain-containing protein, with the protein MKILRFVLVAGGIVLLVYGVMISLLPQYRSLDEADTNQTIGIFGLALLAIVAGIFMKRRR; encoded by the coding sequence ATGAAGATTTTACGCTTTGTTTTGGTTGCCGGAGGAATAGTACTTCTGGTTTATGGAGTGATGATTAGTTTGCTCCCGCAATATCGATCTCTGGATGAGGCGGACACCAATCAAACCATTGGAATCTTCGGCTTGGCCTTACTGGCTATTGTAGCAGGGATCTTCATGAAAAGACGCCGCTAA
- a CDS encoding DUF4266 domain-containing protein gives MKKLSLLILLALNLSSCVVVREYEKVKLNDPDMALSDKKIKRFELNAQAYREAAAGANGGKTGGGCGCN, from the coding sequence ATGAAAAAATTATCCCTACTTATTCTACTGGCCCTTAATTTATCATCCTGTGTGGTGGTGCGCGAATACGAAAAGGTTAAGCTGAATGATCCGGATATGGCGTTAAGCGATAAAAAGATCAAGCGATTCGAACTGAACGCACAAGCCTATCGGGAGGCAGCTGCCGGTGCTAACGGCGGAAAAACAGGAGGTGGTTGTGGATGTAATTAA
- a CDS encoding SDR family oxidoreductase: MKILLTGANGYIGMRLLPLLLEQGHQVVCAVRNAQRLSVNKETRARIEVIEIDFLDDDASGVIPEDINAAYYLIHSMSGSTSDFDEKEEKSARNFNRFIEPTSCKQVIYLSGIVNDEELSKHLSSRKNVEDILGEGSFALTVLRAAIIVGSGSASFEIIRDLCEKLPVMITPRWVKTRCQPIAIRNVIEFLLGVLGREEVYNDSFDIGGPDILSYKQMMQQYSKVRKLSLFIIDVPFLSPKLSSYWLYFVTSTSYKLALNLVDSMRIEVITKDTRLQELLGIDPLHYTEAISLAFEKIEQNQVVSSWKDSMVSGRFREDLKPFIQVPKYGCLKDAQKISIDDPDRVLNNIWSIGGNKGWYYGNTLWRIRGFIDKLFGGVGLRRGRTHPDKIYEGDALDFWRVLLADKEAKRLLLFAEMKVPGEAWLEFNIDNNILHQTATFRPRGIWGRLYWFTMLPFHYFIFRGMIRRIAHS; the protein is encoded by the coding sequence TTGAAAATTCTACTTACAGGGGCGAATGGCTACATTGGAATGCGATTACTCCCTCTTTTACTGGAACAAGGACATCAGGTGGTTTGCGCAGTGCGAAATGCACAAAGGCTTTCTGTAAATAAAGAAACCAGGGCCAGGATAGAAGTGATCGAGATCGATTTTCTCGATGATGATGCCTCCGGGGTCATCCCTGAAGATATTAATGCGGCCTATTATTTAATCCATTCCATGAGCGGGTCCACTTCCGATTTTGACGAAAAGGAGGAAAAGTCTGCCAGAAACTTCAACCGATTCATCGAACCAACGTCCTGTAAGCAAGTGATCTACCTTAGTGGGATAGTTAATGATGAGGAACTCTCAAAACACCTGTCCTCCAGAAAGAATGTGGAAGACATTTTAGGTGAAGGGTCTTTTGCTCTCACCGTGTTAAGAGCGGCTATCATTGTTGGATCCGGGAGTGCATCCTTCGAGATCATCAGGGATCTCTGTGAAAAGTTACCGGTTATGATCACTCCGCGATGGGTGAAAACGCGATGTCAGCCCATTGCCATACGAAATGTGATCGAATTTTTACTAGGCGTTTTGGGACGAGAAGAAGTGTATAATGATTCATTCGATATAGGTGGGCCGGACATCCTTTCGTATAAGCAAATGATGCAGCAATACTCTAAAGTGAGGAAACTATCGTTGTTTATAATTGATGTACCATTTCTCTCACCTAAACTCTCTTCCTACTGGCTGTATTTTGTTACCTCCACCTCATATAAGCTCGCCTTAAACCTGGTGGACAGCATGCGAATAGAAGTAATTACTAAAGACACCAGATTGCAGGAGTTGCTGGGAATTGATCCACTGCACTATACCGAAGCCATATCACTGGCCTTCGAAAAGATCGAACAAAACCAGGTGGTATCTAGTTGGAAGGATTCTATGGTGAGCGGAAGATTTCGTGAGGACCTTAAGCCTTTTATTCAGGTTCCAAAATACGGCTGCCTGAAAGACGCTCAGAAAATATCGATCGATGATCCGGACCGCGTTCTCAATAATATCTGGAGTATAGGAGGCAATAAAGGCTGGTACTATGGTAATACTTTGTGGAGAATACGGGGTTTTATCGACAAATTATTTGGTGGGGTTGGCCTGAGACGAGGCAGAACACATCCTGATAAGATCTACGAAGGGGACGCGCTCGATTTCTGGAGGGTATTACTGGCCGATAAGGAAGCGAAGCGACTTTTGCTCTTTGCAGAGATGAAAGTTCCGGGAGAAGCCTGGTTGGAATTTAACATAGACAACAACATTTTGCATCAAACCGCTACGTTCCGGCCCAGGGGTATTTGGGGTCGTCTTTACTGGTTTACCATGCTACCGTTTCACTATTTCATCTTCAGAGGGATGATACGAAGAATAGCGCATTCCTAG
- a CDS encoding DUF3570 domain-containing protein, which translates to MKKFVIVSLLLSGFIAMAQDSTSTYKKRVLETAEVDFLMSYYTQDGSNAAVSGGIGTEELTDITPTIVVSIPLNDDDVLTIDFGISAYTSASSSNVNPFDAGGLADPFVASSGASSGDVWGNLTGSYSHSSDDRNDIWSLKVSVSTEYDYFSVGVGGSYSKLFNEKNTEISISANVYIDSWSLIYPIEFRGSSGGDDEDDFNINNYTITGNPNYNPGFVPLDGKGRNSYSVGFGFSQILSDRMQGSLALDLVKQEGQLSTPFQRVYFSDMADSFIENFHLGDDIERLPDTRFKVAIGGRLNYYINEIFVLRTYYRYYFDDWGINSHTASIEIPVKLSDRFTIYPTYRYYSQTAADYFAPYNQHLSTSQFYTSDYDLSNYAANQYGLGITYTDIFTKFRIWKLGLKSIDLKFDQYERDSGLKYSLISGGFYFVLD; encoded by the coding sequence ATGAAGAAATTTGTAATTGTAAGCCTCCTGCTATCCGGTTTTATCGCAATGGCCCAGGACAGTACCTCAACCTATAAGAAGAGAGTGCTGGAAACAGCCGAAGTTGATTTCCTCATGAGTTATTATACTCAGGATGGATCTAATGCAGCCGTTAGTGGTGGAATTGGTACTGAGGAATTAACCGATATCACCCCCACCATAGTAGTATCTATCCCTCTCAACGATGATGACGTTCTCACCATCGATTTTGGAATTTCGGCCTATACCTCTGCTTCCTCAAGTAATGTGAATCCCTTCGACGCCGGTGGTCTTGCAGATCCCTTTGTAGCCTCTTCCGGTGCTTCGTCTGGCGACGTATGGGGGAATTTAACCGGATCTTACAGCCATAGCAGTGACGACCGAAACGATATTTGGTCGCTAAAGGTATCCGTATCCACCGAATATGATTATTTCTCGGTGGGTGTAGGTGGTAGCTATTCCAAACTTTTCAATGAAAAAAATACGGAAATTAGTATAAGTGCCAATGTTTACATTGATAGTTGGTCGCTTATATATCCTATCGAATTCCGAGGATCATCGGGAGGTGATGACGAGGACGATTTCAATATTAATAATTACACAATAACCGGAAACCCTAATTACAACCCTGGCTTTGTCCCTCTGGACGGTAAAGGACGAAACTCGTATTCGGTTGGTTTTGGTTTTTCTCAAATTCTAAGTGATCGAATGCAAGGCTCATTGGCCCTGGATCTGGTAAAACAAGAGGGGCAATTATCCACCCCATTTCAACGGGTATATTTTAGTGATATGGCCGACTCCTTCATTGAAAACTTTCATCTTGGAGATGACATTGAAAGGCTTCCGGATACTCGCTTTAAAGTGGCGATAGGCGGTAGACTTAATTATTATATCAACGAAATTTTCGTGCTCCGCACTTATTATCGATACTACTTCGACGATTGGGGAATCAATTCTCATACTGCCAGTATCGAGATCCCCGTAAAATTATCAGATAGATTCACGATTTATCCTACTTATCGTTACTACAGCCAGACGGCCGCCGATTATTTTGCCCCATACAATCAACACCTGTCTACATCGCAGTTCTATACATCAGATTATGACCTTTCAAATTACGCTGCGAATCAATATGGATTAGGAATAACGTATACCGACATATTTACAAAATTCAGAATATGGAAATTAGGCTTGAAAAGTATAGACCTCAAGTTCGATCAATATGAGCGAGATTCCGGTTTAAAGTATAGCCTCATCTCCGGCGGATTCTATTTTGTATTGGACTAA
- the ctlX gene encoding citrulline utilization hydrolase CtlX, producing the protein MAQITNTILMIRPVAFRMNEETAVNNYFQEDIDLKNSEINKKAQLEFDTFVDKLRAAGVNVIVESDDKLADTPDSIFPNNWVSFHDNGDIALYPMFAENRRKERREEVFMRLEEEGFKIENLVDYTEAEKEDIFLEGTGSIVMDRVNKKAYCALSPRADEELFIEFCEDFEYTPVVFTANQTVDGVRKPIYHTNVMMCLAENFCVICLECIDNSAEKKNVLHHLKEDGKEIIDITESQMHQFAGNMLQVKGTNDRRILVMSTAAHNSLTPQQIAQIEKHCEILSSDLQTIETCGGGSARCMMAEVFLPKK; encoded by the coding sequence ATGGCTCAGATCACAAATACCATATTAATGATACGCCCGGTGGCATTCCGTATGAACGAAGAAACTGCCGTGAATAACTACTTTCAGGAAGATATCGATCTGAAGAACTCCGAGATCAACAAAAAGGCGCAGCTGGAGTTCGACACCTTTGTGGATAAGCTTAGAGCGGCGGGTGTAAATGTGATCGTTGAAAGCGATGATAAGCTGGCAGACACCCCAGATTCGATCTTTCCAAATAATTGGGTGAGCTTCCACGACAATGGCGATATTGCCTTGTATCCTATGTTTGCCGAAAATCGTAGAAAAGAAAGGCGAGAAGAGGTCTTTATGCGATTGGAGGAAGAAGGATTTAAAATTGAGAATCTGGTTGATTACACCGAGGCTGAGAAGGAAGACATCTTTTTGGAAGGTACAGGTAGTATAGTGATGGACAGGGTAAACAAAAAAGCCTATTGCGCTTTATCACCTCGCGCCGATGAGGAATTATTTATTGAATTCTGTGAGGATTTCGAATATACCCCGGTTGTTTTCACTGCCAATCAAACAGTGGATGGCGTTCGAAAACCAATATATCATACTAATGTGATGATGTGTCTGGCAGAAAATTTTTGTGTGATCTGTCTTGAATGTATAGACAATTCCGCAGAGAAAAAAAATGTGCTACACCATCTTAAGGAAGATGGAAAGGAAATTATCGATATTACCGAATCTCAAATGCATCAGTTTGCCGGAAATATGTTGCAGGTGAAAGGAACCAATGATAGAAGAATTCTAGTGATGAGCACAGCTGCTCATAACAGCCTTACACCGCAACAAATCGCACAGATCGAAAAGCATTGTGAAATATTAAGTAGTGATCTTCAAACCATAGAAACCTGTGGTGGAGGAAGCGCTCGCTGCATGATGGCCGAGGTATTCCTTCCGAAGAAATAA